One genomic region from Nilaparvata lugens isolate BPH chromosome 3, ASM1435652v1, whole genome shotgun sequence encodes:
- the LOC120350543 gene encoding dTTP/UTP pyrophosphatase isoform X1: MLEPIRHLLDNFHIILASSSPRRSELLTNLGLKFDVIPSHFEEDLDPKSFPNYGNFAAETAHQKVLDISRRIPPDVSRPQLIVGADTIVTLDGKMFGKPKNQDEAFNYLSELNNRTHTVYTGVALKSAELEMKFHTCANVSMAKLSEEVIKAYINTGEPMDKAGAYGIQGIGATLIEKIDGCYFTVMGLPLHETSKHIIKLCEEIKTKQL; this comes from the exons ATGCTTGAGCCGATCCGTCATTTGCTTGACAACTTTCACATCATTTTAGCCAGTTCTTCACCAAGAAGAAGTGAACTGCTGACAAATCtg GGTTTGAAATTTGATGTCATTCCATCACATTTCGAAGAAGATCTTGATCCCAAGTCTTTTCCGAACTATGGAAATTTCGCAGCTGAAACGGCTCACCAGAAGGTTTTGGATATCTCTCGAAGGATTCCTCCAGACGTGTCCAGACCTCAGCTGATTGTTGGTGCTGATACAATTGTAACACTCGACGGCAAAATGTTCGGCAAACCGAAAAATCAGGACGAAGCCTTCAACTATTTGAGCGA ATTGAATAATCGTACACATACAGTATACACGGGAGTGGCTTTGAAATCTGCAGAGCTCGAAATGAAATTTCATACCTGTGCAAACGTCAGTATGGCGAAGTTGAGTGAAGAAGTTATCAAAGCATACATCAACACTGGAGAACCTAT GGATAAAGCTGGAGCCTATGGTATTCAAGGAATTGGTGCGACTTTGATCGAAAAGATTGATGGATGCTATTTCACAGTGATGGGGCTACCATTACATGAGACAAGCAAACATATTATCAAACTGTGCGAAGAAATAAAGACAAAACAGTTATAA
- the LOC120350543 gene encoding probable bifunctional dTTP/UTP pyrophosphatase/methyltransferase protein isoform X2, translating into MLEPIRHLLDNFHIILASSSPRRSELLTNLGLKFDVIPSHFEEDLDPKSFPNYGNFAAETAHQKVLDISRRIPPDVSRPQLIVGADTIVTLDGKMFGKPKNQDEAFNYLSELNNRTHTVYTGVALKSAELEMKFHTCANVSMAKLSEEVIKAYINTGEPIEGIRTAWVWLRG; encoded by the exons ATGCTTGAGCCGATCCGTCATTTGCTTGACAACTTTCACATCATTTTAGCCAGTTCTTCACCAAGAAGAAGTGAACTGCTGACAAATCtg GGTTTGAAATTTGATGTCATTCCATCACATTTCGAAGAAGATCTTGATCCCAAGTCTTTTCCGAACTATGGAAATTTCGCAGCTGAAACGGCTCACCAGAAGGTTTTGGATATCTCTCGAAGGATTCCTCCAGACGTGTCCAGACCTCAGCTGATTGTTGGTGCTGATACAATTGTAACACTCGACGGCAAAATGTTCGGCAAACCGAAAAATCAGGACGAAGCCTTCAACTATTTGAGCGA ATTGAATAATCGTACACATACAGTATACACGGGAGTGGCTTTGAAATCTGCAGAGCTCGAAATGAAATTTCATACCTGTGCAAACGTCAGTATGGCGAAGTTGAGTGAAGAAGTTATCAAAGCATACATCAACACTGGAGAACCTAT